The following nucleotide sequence is from Mucilaginibacter sp. cycad4.
TATCACGCGCCCGTCGTGTTCAGCGTTTCTTGTCACAGCCGTTCCACGTTGCCGAGCAGTTCACCGGTTTAAAAGGTGTATTGGTTGACATTAAAGATACCATCAAAGGTTTCAACATGATCATGGACGGTGAAGTTGACGAATATCCTGAAGCAGCTTTCAACTTAGTTGGTAACATCGACGACGCTATCGAAAAAGGCAAAAAGCTGTTGGCTGAAGCTAACGCTTAATAAGAAGCAAGAAAATAAGATTCAAGAATCAAGAACAGGAAAACCCTGCTTCTTGGTTCTTAAATCTTGAATCTCAAAAAGCATGACATTAGAAATTCTTACTCCCGATAAAAAAGTTTACGAAGGCGAGGCCACCTCGGTAACCTTACCTGGTGCTTTGGGATTATTTGAAATACTGAACAACCACGCCCCTATCATTTCCACCCTTCAGGATGGCAAACTTACCGTACGCGGTGGTGCAGCTAAAGAAGAAGTGTTTTTTATTAAAGGCGGTGTTGTTGAAGCATTGAACAATAAAGTAACTGTTTTGGCCGAAGGTATTCAGCACAAATAGGCGCTACTTTATAAAATTTATATAAAGCGCCCGGGTATGATTATCCGGGCGCTTTTTTTGTTGGGTGATTTTGATTGCAGATATAAGTTTAAGCATTCACTCTTAATCGTGTACACACCTTTATAAATGGGCCTCTATTTTCAATCATAACCACCCTTCCTCCCATTTCAGGCAGAAAATCGACAACTTACTATGCATGCATAAAAAACATACCAAATACCGTTTTGAACTTTGGTATATTTCATTAAAAATTTTATATCTTTATAAATAAAAATTACAGAATTAAATTTTACAAAACACAAATAATTAAAATAAAATACTTATTTCAAAAAATCAGTGGCGACTATTGCTATTACATGACGCGATAGCTACCTTACATATATTGATTTTCGATACCAAGTAAACCAGTATCATCGACAAAATTAAATACTAACACTGTCTACATATCTAATAAAATGAGTTCATCATCAGATACCACCAACGCTATAGAATTGAACAAGTATAGCAAAACCTTTACCCAAGACCCAACGCAGCCGGCCGCACAGGCTATGCTTTACGGGATCGGCTTAACCGACGACGATATGCGCAAAGCACAGGTCGGCGTGGCCAGTATGGGCTACGATGGCAATACTTGCAACATGCACCTTAACGACTTGGCTAAACTGGTTAAACAAGGTATCTGGGATGAAGACATGGTAGGTTTGATTTTCCACACCATTGGCGTAAGTGATGGCATGAGCAACGGTACCGAAGGCATGCGTTACTCATTAGTGAGCCGTGATATCATTGCCGATTCAATTGAGGCTGTAACCGGCGCTCAGTATTATGATGGCTTGATTACCCTGCCGGGCTGCGATAAAAATATGCCGGGCTCCATCATGGCTATGGGCCGTTTAAACCGCCCGTCGATCATGGTTTACGGCGGTACTATTAAACCCGGTCATTGGAAAGGTGAAGACCTGAACATCGTTTCGGCATTTGAGGCTTTGGGCAAAAAGATTGCCGGCCAGATAGATGACGTTGATTTTATGGGCGTTATTAAAAATGCCTGTCCAAGCGCGGGTGCCTGCGGTGGTATCTATACAGCCAATACCATGGCTGCCGCTATTGAGGCATTGGGTATGAGCTTGCCGTACTCGTCATCAAACCCGGCATTAAGCGAAGATAAAAAAGCAGAATGCCTTGCGGCCGGTAAAGCCATTAAGGTATTGTTAGAGAAAGATATTAAACCATCAGACATCATGACCCGCGCGGCATTTGAAAATGCTATTGTTGTGATTATGGTATTAGGCGGTTCAACCAACGCGGTATTGCACCTGATTGCAATGGCCAAAAGCGTTGACGTTAAATTAACTCAGGATGATTTTCAGGCGGTAAGTAACCGTATCCCGGTACTGGCCGATATGAAGCCAAGCGGTAAATACATGATGGAAGACCTGCACAACATTGGCGGTGTTCCGGCTGTAATGAAATACTGTTTGGAGCAGGGCTGGTTAGATGGAAGCTGCCTTACCGTTACCGGCAAAACCATTGCCGAAAACCTTGCCGAAGTTCCGGCACTGGAGTTTGAAACTCAAAAAATCATTAAACCTGTTGAAAACCCGATCAAAGCTACAGGCCACCTACAAATCCTATACGGAAACCTTGCCGAAGGCGGCAGCGTTGCCAAGATCAGCGGTAAAGAAGGTGAGCGTTTCACAGGCCCTGCCCGTGTATTTGACGGCGAGTTTGAACTGATTGCAGGCATCCAGAGCGGCCGTGTTAAAAAAGGCGATGTTGTGGTGATCCGCAACGTAGGTCCTAAAGGCGCGCCGGGCATGCCGGAAATGCTGAAACCAACCTCAGCTATATTCGGTGCCGGTTTGGGTAGTTCGGTAGCATTAATTACAGATGGACGCTTTAGTGGCGGTACGCATGGCTTCGTCGTCGGTCACATCACACCCGAGGCTTACGATGGTGGTTTTATAGCGATGGTAAAAGATGATGATATAATTCATATTGATGCTGTTGCCAATACTATAAACGTTTCGCTACCGCAAGAAGAAATAGCCGCACGTCGTGCCGCATGGCAAAAACCGGCGCTGAAGGTTACCAAGGGTGTGTTATACCGTTACGCTAAAAACGTAACTACCGCTGCCGAAGGCTGCGTTACCGACGAATAAGAACATTGAACAAAATGGCCGTAAAAAACTGCCATGAATAAAGTGAACACAAGCTTTACGCGTTCATTTTAGCAAATTAGAGAGAAATAGCGTAAAATCAATTTAGCCCCTAAAAAGGGCTATAAATATAAAAAATTACAGGTATGGAAGTTGCACAAGAAACACTAACCGCACCCGCTGCCACCGAGACCGTACAGGTTTCCGGATCGGTAGCATTATTGGAAGCATTGATAGCCGAAGGTACCGATACCATTTTTGGTTACCCAGGTGGCGCCATCATGCCCATTTATGATGCTTTGTTTGATTACAATGATAAATTAAACCACATACTGGTGCGTCATGAACAGGGCGGTATTCATGCCGGTCAGGGTTATGCGCGTACATCGGGCAAAGTGGGCGTAGTATTTGCTACCAGCGGTCCCGGCGCTACTAACCTGGTAACAGGCCTGGCCGATGCCCAGATTGATAGCACACCGCTTGTTTGTATCACCGGGCAGGTATTCGCTCACCTTTTAGGTACCGATGCCTTCCAGGAAACTGATGTGATCAACATTACTACTCCGGTTACCAAATGGAATTACCAGGTAACTGATGCTACCGAAATTCCCGAGGTTATTGCCAAAGCATTTTACATTGCACGCAGCGGCAGGCCCGGCCCGGTATTGATCGACATTACCAAAAACGCGCAGATCCAGCTGTTTGACTTTGCAGGCTACAAACCTTGCGATCATATCCGTAGCTACAGGCCAAAACCTATTGTTCGTACGCAATACATTGACGAAGCTGCTGCTTTGATCAACAATGCTAAAAAGCCGTTCATCCTGTTTGGTCAGGGTGTTATTTTAGGTAGTGCCGAGCAGGAGTTTAAAGCTTTTGTTGAAAAAAGCGGCATCCCTGCAGCATGGACTATCCTTGGCGCCGGCGCAATCCCTACAGATCATCCTCAAAACGTTGGTATGTTAGGTATGCATGGTAACTATGGCCCTAACGTTTTAACTAACGATTGCGATGTGCTGATTGCCATAGGTATGCGTTTTGATGATCGCGTAACCGGTCGCCTGGACAAATATGCCAAACAAGCTAAAGTAGTTCATTTGGATATTGACCCGGCTGAGATCGACAAAAACGTAAAATCAACCGTACCTGTTTGGGGCGATTGCAAGGAAACATTGCCATTGCTAACCGCAGCCATCGCAAAGAAAGAATACCCTGAATGGCTTGCCAAATTTAACGACTACACCAAACAGGAAGTTGAAGCAGTTATTCATAACGAGCTTAACCCAACCACCCCGGAAATGACCATGGGCGAGGTGATCAAACAGCTTAACGAGATCACCAAAGGTGAAGCTGTTATCGTTACCGACGTAGGTCAGCACCAGATGGTAGCCTGCCGTTACGCGCAGTTTAATAACACCCGCAGTAACGTAACCAGCGGTGGCCTTGGTACTATGGGCTTTGCGCTCCCAGCCGCTATCGGCGCCAAATTTGGCGCGCCAAACCGTACTGTAGTAGCTATTATTGGTGATGGTGGCTTCCAGATGACCTGCCAGGAATTGGGTACCATTATGCAAAGCGGTGTTGATGTAAAGATTGTTATCCTTAACAACCGTTTCCTGGGCATGGTAAGGCAATGGCAGGAACTGTTCAACCAGCGCCGTTATTCGTTTGTTGATATTCAAAGCCCCGATTTTGTGGCATTGGCTGCTGCATACCGCATCCCCGGCAAACTGATTGATGACCGTGCCGATTTAACTACAGCATTAAACGAAATGCTGAGCACACCGGGATCATTCCTTTTAGAAGTAATGGTAACCAAGGAGAACAATGTGTTCCCAATGGTACCACAAGGATGTAGTGTAAGCGAGATCAGGTTAAAGTAAAACGCCCCCTAACCCCCTAAAGGGGGAACAAAAAGACAAAGTCATGAGCGAACCAGAAGAAAAACAGGAATTTAACATAACGGTTTATACAGAAAACCAAATTGGCTTATTAAGCCGGATAGCTATTATATTTACACGCCGAAAAATCAATATCGACAGCCTGAATACCTCTCCATCGGAGATTGACAGTATTCACCGCTTCAATATCGTGATCAACGAGTCGGAAGATGTGGTGCGTAAGCTTACCCGCCAGATTGAAAAGCAGGTAGAAGTATTAAAAGTATATTATCACACCAACGAAGATGTGATATGGCAGGAATTAGCGTTATATAAGGTATCAACCGATGTAATTGCTGAAAAGGTTAGTGTTGAACGTTTATTACGCGAAAACGGTGCCCGCGCGGTAGTGATCCGTAAGGACTATACCGTGTTTGAAACCACCGGTCACCGCGAGGAAACAGATAACCTGATCAACATTTTACAGCCTTACGGCCTCATAGAGTTTGTACGCAGCGCACGTGTTGCTATCATTAAAGACAGCGATGGCTTTAATCGCAAGCTCCGCGAGTTTGAAAGGCTTGAACCAGGTGAGGACGTGATTGAAAACGAATATCTGAACCAGGGACAGAAGGTGTTTACGATGTAAAGCGCAAAGCTTAAGGCTTAAGGCTGAAAGCCGAAAGCTAAAAAACGTCATTGCGAGGTACGAAGCAACCCCAAACTATACAGAGCGGATCTGCAAATCGGGGATTGCTTCGTACCTCGCAATGACGGGAATAAAAGAAAAGAAAGTTAAATTACTCATACAATAAAATCGGCGAGATCACCATCAATCGGTGAAATCCCAAAAATCAAAAAACAATGGCAAAACTAAATTTCGGCGGCACTGAAGAAAACGTAGTAACCCGCGAAGAGTTCCCTTTATCAAAAGCTCAGGAAGTATTAAAAGATGAAGTTGTAGCGGTAATTGGCTATGGCGTACAAGGTCCGGGTCAGGCATTGAACCAAAAGGACAATGGTATCAACGTAATTGTTGGTCAGCGTAAAGGCACCAAAACATGGGATAAAGCTATCAGCGATGGCTTTGTACCGGGCGAAACCCTTTTTGAAATTGAAGAAGCTTTAGAAAAAGGAACTGTAATTTGCTACTTATTGAGCGATGCAGCCCAAATCGCGTTGTGGCCAACTGTTAAAAAACATTTAACTCCAGGCAAAGCCCTTTATTTCTCTCATGGCTTTGGTATCACTTTCAACGAGCAAACAGGTATCATCCCTCCTGCTGATGTCGACGTATTCCTGGTTGCCCCTAAAGGTTCAGGTACTTCATTACGCCGTATGTTCCTGCAAGGCCGTGGCTTAAACTCAAGCTACGCTATCTTCCAGGATGCTACAGGTAAAGCATTTGAGCGTGTTATCGCTTTAGGTATTGCCGTAGGTAGCGGTTACCTGTTCGAAACTAACTTCAAAAAAGAAGTTTACAGCGATTTAACCGGCGAGCGTGGTACTTTGATGGGCTGTGTTCAGGGTATCTTTGCCGCTCAGTACGAAGTATTGCGCAGCAATGGTCACTCACCATCTGAAGCATTTAACGAAACCGTTGAAGAGCTTACCCAATCATTAATGCCGCTTGTTGCTGAAAACGGTATGGACTGGATGTATGCAAACTGTTCAACTACTGCTCAACGCGGCGCGCTTGACTGGTGGAAAAAATTCCGTGATGCTACTAAACCTGTATTTGAAGAGCTTTACGAAAGCGTTGCTACAGGTAAAGAATCACAACGTTCAATTGATTCAAACAGCCAGCCAGATTACCGCGAAAAACTGGATGCCGAACTGAAAGAATTACGCGAAAGCGAATTATGGCAAGCAGGCAAAACAGTACGCAGCCTACGCCCTGAAAACCAGGTTGTAGAAGCGTAATAAATTAGGTGAAAGCCGAAAGGTTAAAGGCGAAAGCCTTAAAATAAAACTCACCAACACGTCATTGCGAGGCACGAAGCAATCCCAAACTTTACAGATCGGATCTGCTAATCGGGGATTGCTTCGTTCCTCGCAATGACGTTACTAAAGAAAATAATACCATGGGACAAACATTATTTGATAAGATCTGGGATGCACACGTCGTCAGCAGCAATGAGGGCTTTCCGGATATTTTGTATATCGATACACATTTCATTCACGAGGTAACCAGTCCGCAGGCATTTGATGGTTTGCGTACAAGAGGTTTACCCGTTTTTAGGCCAAAACAAACAGTGGCCACTGCCGATCACAACGTTCCAACCATTGATCAGCACCTCCCCATTAAAGAAGAACTTTCACGCTACCAGGTTGATATGCTCACAAAAAACTGTGCGGCATTCGGCATTGAGCTTTACGGCTTGGGCCATCCATACCAGGGTATCGTTCACGTTATAGGCCCCGAGCTGGGCATCACCCGTCCCGGCGGTACATATGTTTGCGGCGACAGCCATACTTCAACCCATGGCGCTTTTGGTGCTATTGCGTTTGGTATAGGTACATCGCAGGTTGAGCAGGTACTGGCCACACAATGTTTACTGCAATCGCGCCCTAAAAGGATGAAGATTGAAGTGAACGGCAAATTGCAAAAAGGCGTAGGCGCAAAGGATATTATCCTTTACATCATCGCGCAGATCTCGGCCGCAGGCGGCACAGGTTACGCGGTTGAATACGCCGGCGACACCATTCGCTCACTGAGCATGGAAGGCCGCATGACCATCTGCAACATGAGCATCGAAATGGGTGCCCGTTGCGGTTTAATTGCGCCCGACGAAACAACTATTGAATACGTAAAAGGCCGCGAGTTTGCCCCTAAAGGCGAAGACTGGGATAAGGCCGTAGCTTACTGGAAAACTTTATACTCTGATGCTGATGCAGCTTTTGATGAAGTATTATCCTTTAAAGCCGAAGATATTGAACCGATGATCACCTACGGAACTAATCCGGGTATGGGCATCGGTGTTACACAACACGTTCCTGAAACTGCTTCATTTGAAGCCAAAGAGCAGGGATCATACAAAAAAGCCCTCGACTACATGGGCCTGCATGATGATGAAACACTATTGGGTAAACCAATTGATTATGTGTTCATCGGCAGCTGCACCAACTCGCGCATTGAAGACCTGCGCCAGGTAGCCGAGTTTGTAAAAGGCAAACACAAAGCCGATAATGTTACCGTATGGGTAGTACCAGGCTCCAAACAAGTACAGCAACAGGCCATTGCCGAAGGACTGGACAAAATATTTGATGCCGCAGGTTTCCCGCTTCGCGAACCTGGCTGCAGCGCATGCCTTGGCATGAACGAGGACAAAATCCCCGCAGGCAAATATTGCGTATCGACCTCAAACAGAAACTTTGAAGGAAGACAAGGGCCCAACAGCCGCACATTCCTTGCCAGTCCGCTAACGGCTGCTGCAAGTGCAATTACGGGTGTGGTTACTGATATCAGGACAATGTTGTTTGAATCAGAATTAGAGAATTAACAGAATAAATAAAATAACGCTGCAGATATCTAATTAATCCCAAATGGAAAAAGATGAACTCACCTACAAGATCATTGGATGTGCAATGAGAGTTCATAACACATTAGGGAACGGATTTCAGGAAGTGATATATCAAAAGTGTTTAGCAATCGAACTTGGAAAAGCAGGAATAAGCTATATAAGAGAACTCGAACATCCTATATATTATGACGGGATCGAGGTTGGAAAAAGAAGGGCTGATTTTGTAATTGAAGGTAAACTGTCGGTAGAAATAAAAGCACTCATTAATTTGGAGGATGTGCATCTGGCGCAAGCGAAAAATTATACAGCCGCCTATGATTTTCCTATCGGCCTATTGATAAACTTTGGCAGTCAAAGCCTTCAATATAAGCTGATCTTCAATCCAAAATATAACATTAAAATAAATTGAATAACAAAAAAGCCGAATTTAAGATTCAACGCATTTTGCAACATACAAGCATTCTGTAAATTCTTAAATTCTGTAAATTCTGATTCAGATGGCAACTAAAATATTTAAACACATTCAAACCAGCGTAGTGCCTTTGCCTATCGAGAACATCGATACGGATCAAATTATCCCTGCAAGGTTTTTGAAGGCCACTACCCGCGATGGTTTTGGTAATAACTTATTCCGCGACTGGCGTTTTGATGGCGATGATAATCCTAAACAGGATTTCGTGCTTAACAACCCAAACTATAGCGGTAAGATCCTGGTTGCCGGTAAAAACTTCGGTTGCGGCAGTAGCCGTGAGCATGCTGCCTGGGCCATTGCCGATTATGGCTTTGATGCCGTGGTGAGCAGCTTCTTCGCCGATATTTTTAAAGGCAACGCGCTTAACAATGGCCTGCTACCGGTGCAGGTAAGCGAAGGCTTTTTAAAGAAGATCTTCGATGCTGTTTATGCCGATGAACACGCGGTAGTAGAGATCGACCTGGTTGACCAGTTCATCAAAATTGTAGCAACAGGCGAACAGGAAAGCTTTGAGGTTAACCCCTACAAAAAAGCCTGCATGACCAACGGCTATGACGATATCGACTACATCCTGAGCAAAAAGGATGAAATAGCGGAATTTGAAGGGACGAGGTAAAAGGCGAAAGGTTAAAGGCAAAAGGTAAGAGAGATCAAAAAATGACTCAATGACCTAATGAGAGCGCAGCTAAATGACAGAGTAACGTAATGACAACAACAAACAAGCACATTCAGAGAGAAGGTAAAGGTACAGCCAAATTATTCGACGAACGGAGTTTAGCGAATGATTATGCTACCCTCGCTCCCCTGCTTAAGCCGGGCCTGAAGGTGCTGGATGTGGGTTGTGGTACGGGCGCTATCTCTAAAGATATAGCTGCATTAGTTGGTGAAAGCGGTCATGTAACGGGCATTGATAACACCGAATATTTTATCCAGAGCGGCAAGGAAACTTATGCTTCGGTAAAAAACATGGAGTTGATCTATATTGATCTGTTCAGCTTTGAGCCGGAAGAAAAGTACGACCTTATTGTATCGGCAAGGGTATTACAGTGGCTGAGCAATCCGGTTGAGGCTTTGAAAAAAATGTATTCGCTGCTGAAACCTGGTGGTACAGTATCCATTTTGGATTATAATCATGAGGCTTTGCAATGGCGGCCGCAACCGCCCGCAAGTATGCAGCGTTTTTATGCTACCTTTTTAAGGTGGAGAGGTGATGCAGGTATGAACAACCATATTGCCGAAGACCTGCACGGATATTTGCAGGAAGCAGGTTTTACCAGTATCGAAGTATTTAATGCCGATGAGGTTTACCAAAAAGGCGAATACAACTTTGAAGGCAAAGCGGGCATCTGGGCCAAGGTAGCGCAATCAAAACAAATGGTTGAAGAAGGCTATATCGATGATGAATCGCGCTTGCTGGCTATTAATGAATATACCGACTGGGTAGAAAACGAAGCCGAGCAAATGGTCATGAAACTAAAAGAAGTAAGAGGAACTAAAAAATAAACAAAATAAATTCCCCCTTTAGGGGGTTAGGGGGCTTATGGGAATTAAAAAACACATATTAGTAATACCCGGAGACGGGATAGGCCCTGAGGTTACCACCTGGGGTAAAGCAGTTTTAGAAAAAATCGGTCAGGATTATGGCCATGAGTTTTCTTTTGATGAAGCCCTGATGGGCCATGCAGGCATCGAAGCAACCGGAAATCCGCTGCCCGACGAAACACTGGCTAAGGCTAAAGCAAGCGATGCTATCCTGTTTGGCGCTATCGGTCACATCAAATATGATAACGATCCATCGGCCAAAGTGCGTCCGGAGCAGGGATTATTAAAGATCCGTAAAGAGCTTGGTTTATATGCCAACCTGCGCCCTATTATGTTGTTTGATGAGCTTTTGGATGCATCGAGCCTTAAGCCCGAAATATTGAAAGGTACAGATATCCTTTTCTTCCGCGAATTAACCGGCGACGTTTACTTCGGCGAGAAAAAACGCAGCGAAGACCGCAACACCGCTTCCGATCTGATGATCTATTCACGTTATGAAGTTGAACGTATTGCTATCAAAGCCTACGAAGCAGCACGTGTACGCGGTAAAAGACTTTGCTCCGTTGATAAGGCCAACGTACTGGAAGCATCACGCTTATGGCGCGAGGTTGTACAGGAAATTGCTAAACAATATCCTGAGGTTGAAACCGAGCACATGTTTATTGATAACGCGGCCATGCAGCTGGTTAAAAATCCTAAAAAGTTTGATGTGGTATTAACCGCTAACCTTTTTGGCGATATCCTTACCGACGAAGCATCACAAATCGCAGGTTCGATGGGCATGCTTGCTTCAGCTTCGGTAGGTGATGGCACAGGATTTTTCGAGCCTATCCATGGTTCAGCACATGACATTGCCGGTCAGGATAAAGCAAATCCGCTGGCATCGATATTATCCGTAGCTTTAATGCTTGAAATTAGTTTCGGCTTAAAAGACGAAGCTAAAAAGATAACTGATGCTATTGACAAAACGCTTAAAGAAGGCTACCGCACAGGCGATATCGCTGATGCGAATACCGACAAAGCCAAAATTTTAGGCACTACGGCAATGGGCCAAAAAGTGCTGGAATATTTGTAGGTAGAGATTAGAGCCCGGAGGTTAGAGATTAGGCAAGAATGTCCTGTCCTGAAATAGGTTGACAAAAAAAGGTTAACAAAAAGGCAGGAAACATGACAAGAAGTAGCGTAAGAGTAGTTCGGTACAGTATTAGCTTTAAACAAAAAGTAGTCAGGGAGATAGAAGAAGAAGGTCTGAGCCTGACAGAAGCAAGCCGTCGCTACGGGATCGGTGGAGCAGAGACAGTAAGCAGATGGCTTGGTGCATTAGGTAAACAATATTTACAAAACAAGGTAATCAGAGTGGAAACGAAAGCAGAGAAGGGTCGGTTATTAGAATTAGAACAGGAAGTTAAAAAGTTAAAGCTGGCTTTGGCAGATGCTTACCTGGCGCGGGATTGCGCAGAAGAGGTAGTCAAGCAGGCAGGCAAACTATACGGGGAGGATTTAAAAAAAAAGTTTGGCGGTCAAGTATCGGAGCGCTCCGGTCAAAATACAGATTAAATGAGTTATGCCGCTATTTTGAAGTAAGCCGGAGTGGTTACTATAAAGCGGTATCTGCTGCAGACAGAAAAGCATTAAATGAGACAGTTATCTTATCATTGGTACATGAGGTTCGCAGGAACCATCCGCGTCTGGGAGGCAAGAAGTTATACTTTCTGCTAAAGAAAGATATAACTAAAGCAGGAATACGGATGGGTAGGGATATGTTCTTTGAGTTGTTGGGCCGGCATAAGCTATTGGTAAAAAGACGCCGTAAATATGTTTCTACGACAGATTCTTATCATCGCTTCAGGGTCTACAGGAACCTAATGAAGGATAGACAGCTTACCAGTGCTCATCAGTGTTGGGTATCTGATATTACCTATATTCGTACATCAAAAGACTTTGTATACCTGTTTTTGATCACAGACGCGTTTTCGCGAAAAGTGGTAGGCTGGCATTTGTCAGATAGTCTTAGAATTGCGGGGGCTATCCGTAGCCTTCAAATGGCTATCCGGCAACGACAGTTTACGGATAGCCTGATCCATCATTCAGACCGGGGAATCCAGTATTGCAGCAATGATTATACAAAACTGTTAAAAAAGGCTAAAATCGGTATCAGCATGACAGAAGAGAACCATTGCTACGAAAATGCCATGGCGGAACGGGTGAATGGAATCTTAAAACAAGAATATGGTCTTGATAGTACATTCACTTCCGAAAAGGA
It contains:
- the leuB gene encoding 3-isopropylmalate dehydrogenase produces the protein MKKHILVIPGDGIGPEVTTWGKAVLEKIGQDYGHEFSFDEALMGHAGIEATGNPLPDETLAKAKASDAILFGAIGHIKYDNDPSAKVRPEQGLLKIRKELGLYANLRPIMLFDELLDASSLKPEILKGTDILFFRELTGDVYFGEKKRSEDRNTASDLMIYSRYEVERIAIKAYEAARVRGKRLCSVDKANVLEASRLWREVVQEIAKQYPEVETEHMFIDNAAMQLVKNPKKFDVVLTANLFGDILTDEASQIAGSMGMLASASVGDGTGFFEPIHGSAHDIAGQDKANPLASILSVALMLEISFGLKDEAKKITDAIDKTLKEGYRTGDIADANTDKAKILGTTAMGQKVLEYL
- a CDS encoding transposase, whose translation is MTRSSVRVVRYSISFKQKVVREIEEEGLSLTEASRRYGIGGAETVSRWLGALGKQYLQNKVIRVETKAEKGRLLELEQEVKKLKLALADAYLARDCAEEVVKQAGKLYGEDLKKKFGGQVSERSGQNTD
- a CDS encoding IS3 family transposase, giving the protein MRRRGSQAGRQTIRGGFKKKVWRSSIGALRSKYRLNELCRYFEVSRSGYYKAVSAADRKALNETVILSLVHEVRRNHPRLGGKKLYFLLKKDITKAGIRMGRDMFFELLGRHKLLVKRRRKYVSTTDSYHRFRVYRNLMKDRQLTSAHQCWVSDITYIRTSKDFVYLFLITDAFSRKVVGWHLSDSLRIAGAIRSLQMAIRQRQFTDSLIHHSDRGIQYCSNDYTKLLKKAKIGISMTEENHCYENAMAERVNGILKQEYGLDSTFTSEKDALRAVKEAINSYNMNRPHWSLNLATPQQIHMAA